In a single window of the Elaeis guineensis isolate ETL-2024a chromosome 6, EG11, whole genome shotgun sequence genome:
- the LOC105047099 gene encoding large ribosomal subunit protein mL101 (rPPR4) isoform X1 yields MATRTKLVAKRSSKYLEDALYKRLFREGSSPESVRRELDDFLKSRKRVFKWEVGVTIRKLRDRKRFRPALKLSETMARRGMNLTVSDQAIRLDLVAKARGVASAEEYFINLPEPAKHHLTYGALLNCYCKELMPDKAEALMEKMKELKFASSPMAYNSLMTLYTKTNQPEKVPSIIQEMKTNDVLPDCYTYNVWMRALAAINDISSVERVIEEMKRDGRVTADWTTYSNLASIFVDAGMFQKAEEALKELEKRNMDNDLRAYQFLITLYGRTGNLVEVHRIWRFLKLAHPKMANISYLNMIQVLVNLKDLPGAEACFKDWESKCSTYDIRVANAMIRAYAKEGMLDKAEAVKKRAKMRGARLNAKTWEIFMEYYLNKGDMKMAHWCADRAIKKGRSHGRIWVPPREVIRAIMAYFEENKDVAGAENFIELLQKVVNDLEAEVFEALVRTYAAAGKNSPGMRRRLKMENAVVSEATEKLLDIVCVE; encoded by the exons ATGGCGACGCGGACGAAGTTGGTGGCGAAGCGGTCGAGCAAGTACCTGGAGGATGCGCTGTACAAGAGGCTCTTCCGGGAGGGGAGCTCGCCGGAGAGCGTCCGGCGGGAGCTCGACGACTTCCTCAAGAGCCGCAAACGCGTCTTCAAATGGGAGGTCGGCGTCACCATCCGCAAGCTCCGCGACCGCAAGCGCTTCCGCCCCGCCCTCAAG CTTTCAGAAACCATGGCCAGAAGAGGGATGAACTTAACTGTCAGCGATCAAGCTATACGTCTGGATCTTGTAGCCAAAGCCAGAGGTGTTGCTTCTGCCGAAGAATACTTCATCAATCTCCCAGAGCCTGCTAAACATCACCTTACATATGGTGCGCTCCTCAACTGCTACTGCAAGGAGTTAATGCCTGACAAGGCTGAGGCCCTCATGGAAAAAATGAAGGAGCTGAAATTTGCCTCGAGTCCTATGGCCTATAACAGCTTGATGACCCTCTACACTAAAACCAACCAACCAGAAAAGGTTCCAAGTATTATACAAGAGATGAAGACTAATGATGTTTTGCCGGATTGTTATACTTACAATGTCTGGATGAGGGCTCTAGCTGCCATCAACGACATCTCCAGTGTTGAAAGAGTCATAGAAGAGATGAAAAGAGATGGACGAGTTACTGCTGATTGGACTACTTATAGTAATCTGGCATCGATTTTTGTAGATGCTGGCATGTTTCAGAAGGCAGAAGAAGCTCTCAAAGAACTAGAGAAAAGAAACATGGATAATGATCTCAGAGCTTATCAGTTCTTGATCACATTGTATGGCCGAACTGGAAATCTAGTTGAAGTGCACCGCATCTGGCGCTTTCTGAAGTTGGCACATCCTAAGATGGCAAACATAAGCTATCTGAATATGATTCAGGTGCTGGTGAATTTGAAGGACTTGCCAGGAGCTGAAGCATGTTTTAAGGATTGGGAATCCAAGTGCTCAACATATGATATCCGGGTGGCGAATGCGATGATTAGAGCTTATGCTAAAGAAGGCATGTTAGATAAGGCTGAAGCTGTTAAGAAGCGCGCAAAGATGCGAGGGGCGAGACTTAATGCCAAAACATGGGAGATCTTCATGGAATAttatctgaataaaggtgatatGAAAATGGCACACTGGTGTGCTGACCGTGCGATTAAGAAGGGGAGAAGCCATGGTAGGATTTGGGTCCCTCCTCGTGAAGTGATCCGAGCTATAATGGCATACTTTGAGGAGAACAAGGATGTTGCAGGTGCTGAAAATTTCATTGAGCTTCTACAGAAAGTGGTGAACGATCTGGAAGCAGAAGTATTTGAGGCCCTCGTAAGGACATATGCTGCTGCTGGGAAGAACAGCCCAGGAATGAGGCGGCGTTTGAAGATGGAGAATGCGGTTGTGAGCGAAGCCACCGAAAAATTGCTTGACATTGTGTGTGTTGAATGA
- the LOC105047099 gene encoding large ribosomal subunit protein mL101 (rPPR4) isoform X2, protein MLAGTYCVRLILQLLSETMARRGMNLTVSDQAIRLDLVAKARGVASAEEYFINLPEPAKHHLTYGALLNCYCKELMPDKAEALMEKMKELKFASSPMAYNSLMTLYTKTNQPEKVPSIIQEMKTNDVLPDCYTYNVWMRALAAINDISSVERVIEEMKRDGRVTADWTTYSNLASIFVDAGMFQKAEEALKELEKRNMDNDLRAYQFLITLYGRTGNLVEVHRIWRFLKLAHPKMANISYLNMIQVLVNLKDLPGAEACFKDWESKCSTYDIRVANAMIRAYAKEGMLDKAEAVKKRAKMRGARLNAKTWEIFMEYYLNKGDMKMAHWCADRAIKKGRSHGRIWVPPREVIRAIMAYFEENKDVAGAENFIELLQKVVNDLEAEVFEALVRTYAAAGKNSPGMRRRLKMENAVVSEATEKLLDIVCVE, encoded by the exons ATGCTCGCTGGCACATACTGTGTCAGACTAATACTGCAGCTG CTTTCAGAAACCATGGCCAGAAGAGGGATGAACTTAACTGTCAGCGATCAAGCTATACGTCTGGATCTTGTAGCCAAAGCCAGAGGTGTTGCTTCTGCCGAAGAATACTTCATCAATCTCCCAGAGCCTGCTAAACATCACCTTACATATGGTGCGCTCCTCAACTGCTACTGCAAGGAGTTAATGCCTGACAAGGCTGAGGCCCTCATGGAAAAAATGAAGGAGCTGAAATTTGCCTCGAGTCCTATGGCCTATAACAGCTTGATGACCCTCTACACTAAAACCAACCAACCAGAAAAGGTTCCAAGTATTATACAAGAGATGAAGACTAATGATGTTTTGCCGGATTGTTATACTTACAATGTCTGGATGAGGGCTCTAGCTGCCATCAACGACATCTCCAGTGTTGAAAGAGTCATAGAAGAGATGAAAAGAGATGGACGAGTTACTGCTGATTGGACTACTTATAGTAATCTGGCATCGATTTTTGTAGATGCTGGCATGTTTCAGAAGGCAGAAGAAGCTCTCAAAGAACTAGAGAAAAGAAACATGGATAATGATCTCAGAGCTTATCAGTTCTTGATCACATTGTATGGCCGAACTGGAAATCTAGTTGAAGTGCACCGCATCTGGCGCTTTCTGAAGTTGGCACATCCTAAGATGGCAAACATAAGCTATCTGAATATGATTCAGGTGCTGGTGAATTTGAAGGACTTGCCAGGAGCTGAAGCATGTTTTAAGGATTGGGAATCCAAGTGCTCAACATATGATATCCGGGTGGCGAATGCGATGATTAGAGCTTATGCTAAAGAAGGCATGTTAGATAAGGCTGAAGCTGTTAAGAAGCGCGCAAAGATGCGAGGGGCGAGACTTAATGCCAAAACATGGGAGATCTTCATGGAATAttatctgaataaaggtgatatGAAAATGGCACACTGGTGTGCTGACCGTGCGATTAAGAAGGGGAGAAGCCATGGTAGGATTTGGGTCCCTCCTCGTGAAGTGATCCGAGCTATAATGGCATACTTTGAGGAGAACAAGGATGTTGCAGGTGCTGAAAATTTCATTGAGCTTCTACAGAAAGTGGTGAACGATCTGGAAGCAGAAGTATTTGAGGCCCTCGTAAGGACATATGCTGCTGCTGGGAAGAACAGCCCAGGAATGAGGCGGCGTTTGAAGATGGAGAATGCGGTTGTGAGCGAAGCCACCGAAAAATTGCTTGACATTGTGTGTGTTGAATGA